One genomic segment of Vulpes vulpes isolate BD-2025 chromosome 2, VulVul3, whole genome shotgun sequence includes these proteins:
- the LOC140596437 gene encoding ral guanine nucleotide dissociation stimulator-like, producing the protein MPRQLLQLTEADAESEDLAQELVPSSRVPGRELQSVPPPAFVGTDTPSQSTKTEPPPAPEATCPWATPEHPRHGEQPGLMAFPPKLVAEQLTSIDADLFKKVQPQQCLGSIWSKRNEPGYEHRTCTVSATVTQFNNVANCVITTCLGNAHMTARDRAVVLEHWIKVAKACRALRNYSSLHAILSALQSVSVHRLKNTWAKVSRKKIRTFEKLCSQDNAQSRNLLLKDRPAKLGALGISVQRAWKRRQQQQGVVPFLGTFLTDLFMLDTAMEEYLEGNEVNHRKKNKEYRVLTEILLLQVAADRYHIEPEQPFRAWFQAGTWLSEDESYTLSCQLEPRACPQTGGAARSHPQA; encoded by the exons ATGCCACGGCAACTTCTGCAGCTCACGGAGGCAGATGCAGAGTCAGAGG ACCTGGCACAAGAGCTGGTGCCTTCCTCCCGTGTACCGGGTCGTGAGCTGCAGTCAGTTCCACCACCAGCCTTCGTGGGGACTGACACTCCTTCCCAAAGCACAAAGACGgagccacctccagccccagaggccacctgcccctgggcaACCCCCGAGCACCCGCGGCATGGGGAGCAGCCCGGGCTCATGGCCTTCCCTCCCAAGCTGGTGGCAGAGCAGTTGACCTCCATAGACGCG GATCTGTTCAAGAAGGTGCAGCCCCAACAGTGCCTGGGCTCCATCTGGTCCAAGAGAAATGAGCCTGGCTATGAGCACCGGACATGCACAGTCAGTGCCACCGTGACCCAGTTCAACAACGTGGCCAACTGCGTGATCACCACCTGCCTTGGCAACGCACACATGACGGCCCGGGACAGGGCGGTGGTGCTGGAGCACTGGATCAAGGTGGCCAAG gcctgccGAGCCTTACGGAACTACTCCTCCCTGCACGCCATCCTCTCGGCTCTGCAGAGTGTCTCCGTTCACCGCCTGAAGAACACATGGGCCAAAGTTTCCAG GAAGAAGATTCGAACATTTGAAAAACTGTGCTCCCAGGACAATGCCCAgagcaggaacctgcttctcaag GACCGGCCAGCTAAGCTTGGAGCCCTGGGGATCAGCGTGCAGAGAGCATGGAagaggcggcagcagcagcag GGTGTCGTCCCCTTCCTGGGCACCTTCCTCACCGACCTGTTCATGTTGGATACTGCCATGGAGGAGTACCTGGAG GGCAATGAGGTCAACCACCGGAAGAAGAACAAG GAGTACCGAGTCCTCACCGAGATCCTGCTGCTCCAGGTGGCCGCGGATCGGTACCACATAGAGCCCGAGCAGCCGTTCCGGGCCTGGTTCCAGGCTGGGACGTGGCTCAGCGAGGACGAGAG CTACACCCTGTCCTGCCAGCTGGAGCCCCGAGCCTGCCCCCAGACAGGAGGAGCCGCCCGCAGTCACCCTCAGGCCTGA